A stretch of Castanea sativa cultivar Marrone di Chiusa Pesio chromosome 2, ASM4071231v1 DNA encodes these proteins:
- the LOC142624402 gene encoding homeobox-leucine zipper protein ATHB-6-like, translated as MKRLGSSDSLGALMSICPTTDEHSPRTNHVYSREFQSMLDGLDEEGCVEESGHIAEKKRRLSVEQVKALEKNFEVENKLEPERKVKLAQELGLQPRQVAVWFQNRRARWKTKQLERDYGVLKSSYEALKLNCDNLQHDNEALLKEIKELKAKLHEENTESVNLSVKEEIVVAESDNKAMEQSKPAPDSPPLPASDSKDFNFKCFNHNNGVGGATLFTVDFKDGSSDSDSSAILNEDNSPNAAISSSGVLQNQLLMSPSQAASSSSLKFNSSSPMGCFQFQKTYQPQFVKMEEHNFFSGEEACNFFSDEQPPTLQWYCSEQWN; from the exons ATGAAGAGACTTGGCAGCTCAGACTCCTTGGGTGCTTTGATGTCCATCTGCCCAACTACAG ACGAACATAGTCCAAGAACCAACCATGTTTATAGCAGGGAATTCCAGTCCATGTTAGATGGCTTAGATGAAGAAGGTTGTGTTGAAGAATCTGGCCACATAGCCGAGAAGAAACGTCGATTAAGCGTGGAACAAGTCAAGGCCTTGGAGAAGAATTTCGAGGTCGAAAACAAGCTCGAACCTGAGAGAAAAGTGAAGCTAGCTCAAGAACTTGGTTTGCAACCAAGACAGGTTGCAGTCTGGTTTCAAAACCGACGTGCCCGTTGGAAAACCAAGCAGTTGGAAAGAGACTACGGAGTTCTCAAATCCAGTTATGAAGCTCTCAAGCTCAACTGCGATAATCTTCAACATGACAATGAAGCTCTGCTCAAAGAG ATAAAGGAATTGAAAGCAAAGCTCCATGAGGAAAACACAGAAAGCGTTAATCTTTCAGTGAAGGAAGAGATAGTGGTGGCCGAATCCGATAACAAAGCGATGGAACAGAGCAAACCAGCTCCTGATTCTCCTCCTCTACCTGCATCTGACTCCAAAGACTTCAACTTTAAGTGTTTCAACCACAACAATGGAGTTGGGGGAGCCACACTCTTCACAGTGGACTTCAAAGACGGCTCGTCAGACAGTGACTCGAGCGCGATCTTGAACGAGGATAACAGTCCCAACGCAGCGATTTCTTCATCTGGGGTCCTTCAAAATCAGCTCTTGATGTCCCCCTCTCAGGCGGCCTCGAGTTCTTCTCTCAAATTCAATTCCTCTTCTCCAATGGGCTGCTTTCAGTTCCAGAAAACGTACCAGCCACAGTTTGTGAAAATGGAGGAGCACAATTTCTTTAGTGGAGAGGAGGCATGTAATTTCTTCTCGGATGAGCAACCTCCGACACTTCAGTGGTACTGTTCTGAGCAGTGGAACTAA